The DNA segment CGGTGATTTCCCTGGCCACAGAGTGCATGAGAGGGTGAAGTAGAGTGAGTAGTGAGTAGAGTGTGTGCATATGTGAGGGTTAATTGCCTCTTTGGAAAAACCCTCTGGGAAGGTGTCAGAGCCTCCAAGGGGTTTTGGTGACCTCCTGTAGTAAAACCAGCTTTTTTGGGCCCCTGTGGGAAAAACTAAATTAGTGGAAAAGGTGAGGATGGAGAAAATCTGAGCAAGATAGTGAAGGTATATGGGAGTGTTTTTTTCATGTTGTGTGAGAAAAATGAAGTGGACGGTTCCCTGACTGGGTGCAAGAGCTGTTGGCAGCATTTTCTGGTGCACATTCTGGAGTAAAAAAGGTTACAAAATATGTCAACACTCAAGAGACTAATAAGCGTTTAGGACAAGGTGAAGCGCTATTGTGTAAACCTGGAGCAGAAATGAACagtttctaaataaaaataaaaccatttatCCATGATGTCATCCACCTGTTTGTCAATTCATATCTGGCTTACAGTACATAACAGTCTGTGTAGTTATCTTGTATCAAATTTAACATTATAACCAGTGAGAGATATATGGCAGTATCCTATACACTATGTGGCAGGGTCCAGTATAGAAGCGACACAATGTCTTTTGTCTGTGACTCATTTACATCTCTCTTTAAATATCACTTGTTAATTATACAGATTATTCAGCCATGTTGCTGTTTAAATGCACCGCAGAACTCCCAAATAGGTTTGAAAACCATTTCACCCAATCAGGGACCCTCTTTCTCACAGTTATATGAGCATGTCATACGTTTTCTATACCTCCCTCTTCCTCAACCCATTTTTAAACAATCACTCACTTTCACATGACTAAATGAGATAGCAAGTTTCGTCTTTCGGAATGATCAGCAAGCTGGACAGGTAagtgaatgaaaacaaaacaagtgaTATTGAGAGTCaaggggagttttttttttttttagactgtaGGCAAAGTCAGtcgtacagtatactgtataatgcaaaACCAACAGAACTAATGATAGAAAATACTTATGAGAACTGATTAATAAAGGAATAAATGAATGCATTGATGTTATTTACTTGATGCATTTGATGACATGCAGGGTTGAGGGTTCCTCCATAGTGCAATGACCTGTATGTAGATTTTCTCCAGTTTCAGAAAGTGAAAATGGAAACTGATAGTTATTATTATGTCTCTGAGAGTTTGTGGGCATGATTGGATATAAATGTTGCTCTGAGTCGCTATTTTTAAAGTGCAAGGTTTAGAACCAAGTCTAAACTCAACCAACCACTGATGACTCAAGGCAGTTCCAGTCATACTGTACAAGGTGATAATTACGAAATGATGTAGACAGACAGAGGAGCTTTGGATTTATGAATGAGTAGGAACAGTTCTCAGTAATGGCCCACATAAAAACCCAAATAATTAACTGTGACAAAGTTCTTTAACTCTCTGTAGGAGGGGGGTGCCGGGCAAACATCCAACATAAGACactttattgtcagcacttttcagtgtaacaaaaacattcaacaccactgcttttcagcagcataCACCACACTGACCCACACAGACAGCTttgtgggtctctctctctctggctgtgtctcgtttggaaggatgtgtcctccggaggtcgcatttgtcggccgcatacgtcatcgaggctgtctcgttccatgaaagcgagtaggacacttcgaatgcagacttcaaatgcaaccttctttcatgggaattcagaggatgcatgaggtgtatccttcgtggacaTTCATAACCCACatttctttgcttcaacggaaatgtctaaaaaaaattacgccaatttgcccataaatatgatgttcaaacgtgaggaatgttaattcccaagttgaagtacctcagtagatgggtgcagagtatataatatgtatgattatattaatatataattaaaataaagtattagactaaaagtacaactgtaaaatctattttattttctctttacatcattataactctccagagggactttgttcccttctcactcaaagtgctcatgcttgttaaagagtggcgtgctgtcatagcaaccatgttacattctgtttccgtttgtcctacaaaggccgtctcgcttaaaacgagatttgtttaaaggaggataccgcagccttcaaaggacgtgtcctacctagcatgcagccttccaaacgaggcACAGCCTCTGTCTCTCTCGACTGCAGCTCTGGTTGCGGCTTTGTCCCTTGCCCGCCAACACCGCAATCACCAATAGCTGGGCAAGATAATTTGCTCCAGGTGTCCATCCCAGCCTCGTTCCGCACCGTCGTCGCTCGGCCCCGCCCCgctcgccacatacccccatcgcccgactcaggccgggagCTCTCTGGCCTGTGCCGCTGCCCTTTCGGCTGACCCAGCGCCGGATGGTTTTCCCTGCCTccaggaaacaggaacagctctagaggaaggagagggggagggaggagcgagagaaggagagagcgagtgagcgagagagagagagatagagagagagagagcgtgagcgagagagagagaagagaaaaaaaactgGTAGGCTCCCGAACACGCCACCCACCttgtcctcagccagctggaacaCCTCCGTCAGCAGTGATGGCACTGGACTCGCTCAGCCATCCCTTTCGGTAGCCTGGTGAcaaaccgctccagtaccaccagatcgtgtATCCTCAGCGTCGCGTTCTTGAACCAGCAGCAAGGTCTCCAGAACAGCGTGGTCTTCCTTCAaagtcctgggtttcggcaccaatgtgacAAAAAGTCTCTTGCTTATcataaaggaggaagcaggaactgggTGAACCATCACGAAGACTTTTAATGACACAGACAGTTCAACTCAAACACAACATAAGAATGCTTTTCAGCATACATGAATgccagcacacacatacactcagctCTATGTGTCTCTCTCACAGCTGACTTTTCAGCTCAACGCAGAATGCACACATTTAgcggctgcgtgcatctctctctctctctctctcgaactggcatctccgtctcctctttatccccctcctggctgattggggtaactcagcgccaggtgtccatccttatggcccggccacgccctcctccttgtcacattaaCTTTTAACAAATTTAACAAATTTAGATAattattgaagggatagttcaccctccaaaaattctgttattattcgctcaccctcatgtcatgtaAGACTTtcatgaattttcatttctgggtaaactatacTTTTAAAAGTGAAGCTCACCACCTGCATGTTAATTCAGTTTGAGAGTAACTGGAACCTCACATCTTTTTCAGCACAATAATGTTAATCTATATCAACTATCACAATAAAACctctaaaatacattttgtagagGAAGGAATAACAGCACTAACAGAATGTCATATTCTGCTATAGTGTGCTGCTGACTCAGAAGAAATTTATCTTCCATTATAAGAATGTGCGCTGGGCCCGTGGGAGAAACGAGACTTACCTTTGTTTTGTGGTGAAGAGACGGACCGGCCCTGACTCACTCTCTTTTGACTTCGGACACTTGCGCAATCGCTCCGGCTGCCATGTAGAGGTGAGGGAAGGATGAAAAGACAATAGAGTgaacaaataaacagaaatatcAGGATAATGTGCATGTGAAGCAGGTTATAGGGCTTATAAATTGGGTTGATGTCCTCTCTCACTCAAGCTCCCACTGTCTCTGTGTCTTGCTTCTTTTTGCTTTTTCTATGAAAGCTGCTCTTCCTGCGGTACTTGGGGGTGCTGTGTCCAGGCCTGTGGGGTTCGAGCGTGGACGGTGCAAGAATGTGTTATTCAGTGACCTGGTTCTGCTCCTGGTCGCCCTGCTTTAAATGTGCACGACAACTTGCCCACTTCCTGTCGCAGACGCCCAACCTTCGGCTGAGAATCTTTGTGTCACGCCTTTACTTCTGTGATGAAGAGGACAGCCAGGAGAGAGAAGGACTAAGACACCTGAAGAGGGCAGGAGTGCAGATCTCTGTTATGACGTATAAAGGTAAACAGGGGAGGGAAAGAGAGGGATATTGCTCTGTTAATATTTGTGATCTTATGAATTGTGTGCAACACTTGTCTTATAGACTATTTCTACTGCTGGCAAACATTTGTTGCACGGAGGGAGAGGAGCTTTAAACCCTGGGATGGTCTTCACCAAAACTCTGTGAGACTGGTTCGAAAACTCAGTCGGATCCTTCAGGTTACAAATTTACAATAACTTAATATGACTTACTATTATGGCATTATTCACAAGAATACTTCAAGGTGAAGTTgtcatttttaaagttaaaattatttctcCCATCAAACCTTAACATGcagtgacaactataagtaagccatttgtaggttgatttcgcTGAAAATATTAAACGTTATAGGTCTGTAGTGCTGTCAAAATATTGTTCTGTATTACCTATTACCTGCCCCAATTTACCAATACCTGCTTAACCAATGTCTTGAGTATGGGGCGGGATTATCTATGTGTGTGACCAGTGGAAGATGGGGGTAGCGTTTGAAAACAcgatttatttttgcatttctgtttggtgccaccAAAAGCACAGAAATCACACGCTTCACCATTGACAGTAACATTTGTGATTGAAACCATGCATTACataattataaacatttttatctGATGTTAAAGGCTATGGCATATTTTTCTATACTGAATTACATACCTTCTTTTTCATCATAGCCCTGTGAGACTGAGGATCTGAGAGACAGTTTTGCTCTCCTCGGGCTGTGACCACAAATATGAGATTCTCAAATCAATGAACACTGAGATATGAACAGAGTAAAATGAAGAAATGGTGCTGTCTGACCTGAGACTTGAATCTTTTGACTTGAATTTGAATTAATACTGATATTATACTGTATAGCATTAATGTGATTATGTTGGATGTCactcaaaatcaaataaaagctGAGAATTAGCATTTTGGTCTGTATTCTGTCTGTGTTAAACCATTACACTTAATAGTTTTAACTATCCCAGGAGAATATGGTGCACTTATTTTCATATGATGCTATTTCCAGAGGTTGGTTTGGCATAGACTATTAAAGTGCACCTGTCACAAAGTCACAAACATCCAAATTTGAACAAATTGAAGAAAGCTTAGTATTACTGATTTTAATTTACATCTACACCATGTAACTTTTTTTTggtataaaataacaaaatgttattaaggAGAgaatgcaacaaaaatccatcttccaaaccatgtatttactttacccaaatacactttgataaacctataataatgctattattttataaatattttagagctgtcgggatggattttgcgggaaattgcatacatacgccattcgcccgtgcgtgttgatGTCatttccatacacagagaaaataagatccgtcTACTGTAGCGCATGTGTgagagtagctgaagctgaaagtttctTGTCACAATGAACGAAAAAAATTGACCATGTAAAATGGCAAACTTCCGGGGAATCACTTTGTACATACAAAGAAACaccaaacagagcagagtctacaagcaaaaaggcaaagtgacagagtccgtaataaaacctgaatcaacatcggcttggcttttcagatgtgtacaactccgagatctgaaaggatttaaaagtgacccagagatgacttttttcttactcaacatgtaagatattttattgatatggtttatgtatagttgtgtaatcacacacacatacacacgtctgtgtgtgtgtagtgaaatacaataattatactgtaagcGGTGCAggacttttcacttgctagcacacgtgtgtatttttctttataacggcaataatttatataaacaaataatttagtccttggcttgccaaggacatgtgagtcttgaaatgatgttgaccacttgTTGGTAACAATGataatctataaattagttactaccatggtctatttggccagaatatcctgcagttataaaaactttacgttttaccttatcagactagcaatcgttatgtctaatgttaacgtaatttatttcaaagcaacaatgtttccaataagtcaaaacaacagcataagatatggcacttacctgctcagatgacatgttttcagatatccatcttttccttttttcattatttatttttccattcgctctgataagatgtcctgtattcatgtgtacaccagTGCTatgaaccacattcatccatgcagaggagcagagccgaaccacAACCCAAACAATGTGCTTCCGCAAGaggcatgcagttttatttttaaccgctagagggccaaaagttacatagtgtagctttaagtaatatcaataaaggagtcaaagttcctacattacattatattaaagcttgtttaacaaacgtttgcagagacaggtgtataaaacagtAAATTATTCTCTCTTTTGATAAccatacacctgtagcacaaaagCTAGCGCTGCAGCggtgtttatcagttgggttgctaggagatgtcTCTGATTACAGTAAAACACcggctaagctaacaggagcattgcagttttgtttccttacacgtcatcttccaAGCATCTGGTAATGGactgcatttatggttggagatcggagatatcaagaagGAATATCCcagagtaaagatgctgactaccacccctggagtcgtgagtttgaatccagggtgtgctgagtgactccagccaggtctcctaagcaatcaaattggcccggttgctagggagggtagagtcacatggggtaacctcctcatggtcgctataatgtggttcgctctcagtggggcatgtggtgagttgcgTGTTGCatgaccggaaattgaaaacaggcgaatTGTGGCACACTTcggcattcaggaaaaaggtggataacttGGGAAATTTTATTGCACCATGACAATTTCTACCTGTTGaaattgcttttaaaaatgtgtttttattttagtaccaagCAACAAACCAAAATTGTTCCTTTACagattaggggtgtaaatcagacgtttcacgatacgatcttgaatcgattctcttggcctgcgatccgctATTTGTCGATACTTCAATGTCTGCCATGATtcgattcgattcaggggcctgtgATCGCTatttccgatattatgtgcctattttacacaatcaatcttttttgttttttgccctcaaatgcgaTCAAAATTAGGGGTGTAGCGATCCATCGatttggatcgatgcatcgatctaATAACCAACGATCCACTGTTATTGATACAACGTGTAAATATTGATATAGACATTTCCAGAtcgatgaatcgttacacccctactggTTTTATAAAATTCTTACATGATCAAGCCAAAATTTCTATCTTTCTCTGTCACACATTCTCCCTCAGGGTTAAAAGTGCATATGTGTTTACTTCACACACATTTGTGACCTAAGCTTCTGGATGTACAACACACTGGCTGAAAAAGTGCCTGGCAGGATAAAGCCAGCCACACTCTCTCATGAAAAATATGGGAGAATACCCAGACACTGTTGGCACTTCAAACATCTTTGTCACATCCTGTGATATTTACTTATTATTGATTTCAAAACCAGGAAGAAGACAATTAATAtaataacaaaaattaaattaaccAGTATTTCATTGACATTAataataatgcatttctcattgtCATCCATCTGTCTACATCTCATCTCTAATATGTTATTGAGTTTCAAGACCCTTTAAACAGAACAATGTGATCTGTAAACAATCTCAGGCACTGTACACAGCAATTCAATTAttgcattattaatttattattacattGTTACTATAATTTACCTTCACTTATCAAAACTCAAAAAAGAGTCACTCTAAGGGGGAAAATTTGTCTTTTtcacaagaaatgtcctcattaaAAGAAGTGCTGAGTATAGCTGTAAATAATTTTAGTATGGTTCCTATTATCACCAGGTTCTCTATGTATCAGTATGTGTGCTCATAGCAGCTGCTGTCTTTGGGATCATGTTTGGTCGCCCTCTACTGTTTGACCAATGTACAGATCTGTGTGAATGACACAAAACGTGTTTGTCTGAAAGACTTGCAAAACTATACCATCCAATTATACTACATGTAAACGGACAACTTTGTTGTGTTAAAAAGATTAATAACTATTTGTGTTGAACATACTTGAGCTGTTCAGCTGCTCTGAATCTGTTCTGGTAGCTAACCCTTTTCAGCTGACATGGTTCGGGGCCGGTACCTGGGCCAGTGAGCATTCTTGAACTGTTCTGTGCGTTTCCATTGCAGAAAATGCGCCAGCCCCAAAAGCTTGCCTCTAAGCAGTAACCAATTATATCAAGGGGAGGAGGGCAGGATCATTTTAGTCACCAGGTAAAGTTTTCCAaaaaacaacagtagctaccatcTGCAGCAAGCAGTTTTTCTTCAACCtataacaacaattaaaaaaaagaaataataaataaaaatgtcagacATCAAACTCATACGAAACGAGAactctacttgcgatatggtctTCTACGGGGATCAAGATAAATTGGAGACATGGCAAAGGGATAAAAAGAGTCTACGAGTAAATACAGCAATAAATTATGCACGATGGCTTCAAATGGACGACTGACTAAGTCATAAAGaaatcgaaaaaaaaaacaaaaaaacttaaagGTATTAAGTTAACGATAAgttattatatttgccaactttgttagctttgcTGGGCTGGCTGACACTTGTCTCatgttattttgtgcattgttttgttcaggaaGGGGACTACTCTCTTAGTTAAGAAGATTGCGGCTTTCTGTTAAGTAaaccggtgggattctcaatcaagatgtaaacataatattatatgttaataatctattataaatatattataatccaaatataaccatctgctacagTAATGTTAATAACaattccactgttacagtttaacctcgtgcgaccccgcatcctgcgtggatgttgtatttttgcTTCGcaatacgcaacacataatttaaattcatttaaactgactgatctcagttcagaagactcaaggctgtcagtaaagggttaaactttcaaagtATGGAGTCATGTgataaaacaacatggcgctgatcacatcGGAGTTTGTCATttggagaaatgccaacaaaactacatctgtcaagaaacctaattaagtttttacattgaaacagaTAGCACAccggaggttaagtcattcaataaATGGGGAGCAAGGGTGCAACCTAtatttcctatgcagctaagtgcatttacTCATAAAacccgaccaaaagttcagtttcaggctgcagatgaagtttggaccactcaacatgtttggcagacatgggacaatgattaTCTATAAATagataatttataatgtataattttattataacatggttggcagtgatctgattatgctggccattactctgaatcagaattaattatgctaatttctgattggtaaaat comes from the Myxocyprinus asiaticus isolate MX2 ecotype Aquarium Trade chromosome 15, UBuf_Myxa_2, whole genome shotgun sequence genome and includes:
- the LOC127453529 gene encoding single-stranded DNA cytosine deaminase-like, with product MISKLDSVLLTQKKFIFHYKNVRWARGRNETYLCFVVKRRTGPDSLSFDFGHLRNRSGCHVELLFLRYLGVLCPGLWGSSVDGARMCYSVTWFCSWSPCFKCARQLAHFLSQTPNLRLRIFVSRLYFCDEEDSQEREGLRHLKRAGVQISVMTYKDYFYCWQTFVARRERSFKPWDGLHQNSVRLVRKLSRILQPCETEDLRDSFALLGL